The DNA segment TCTCGCTCAACTTCAAAAATTGCAAAATACCCTCAAATACAGGCAAATCTCCAAATGTAGGGCTATTTGCTACCTGCACATACTCACCTTCACGTAACAGAAAAATCTGCAATTGACTATCCGCATAACACCAAAGTTCAGGAACACCCAACGCCACATAAGCTGAAAGTTGAGTCTTTGAGGTTACGTCTATTTCAAGTGCTAAATCTGGAGGCGGATCAACTGATAAATTCAGTCGATTTTTACCGATCATTTGTGCCGCATTTTGAATATAAAAACAATCATCTGGTTCTAACCCTGCGAACATTTCTTGACGCTTAAATGTGGTTGAACCATAAGGTTCCCAGTCTATTTCTAATTCATCAAGCAAAATTTTCACAAATTCGCCAATTATTATCTTAGCTTTTTCATGTTCTGGCAACGGCATCCGAATTTCTAACACTCCCTGATAGTAAGCGACTCGCGCACCGCGATGTTCTCCTAATTCTTCTAAAATTGCTTCAAACTCTGTCCAACTAATCTCGCGTAATATCAAACATTGTCCTGGTTGAACATCAATTTGGCGCAGTTGTAGTGTAACCACCGTTGTTCCTCCGTATCATTTGCGGTTCAGGGTCTAGTGTCACTCCCTGAAATCTGCACTCTTAACTAAAACCCAATCCATAATTAATATTTTGACGTTGAATCGATTTGTGAACAACAAGAATTTGAGCCTCTGAAATATAATTATGTAATATATGATACTGTTAACTAGCAATCATCAGCGATCGCTCACGTCACCATCAGCAAAATGAATGTGGCGATAGCGAAGCGCTGCTGCAAACAGATCGCTTGCGCTATTCTTCACGATTTGTTACAAAAGTATAAAGAACTTCTAGAGATCCAAAACTTCATGTTCGGCGGACTTACTGGTTTAAAAGATTCTCAAAGCACAGATTGGGGAGAGCGAATGCTAAACACAGTCGCCAGCCAAACGATTCGCCACTTGTTTACCCAAAGCAAGTCAGTAGAAGTCTTTGTGCGCTGCTATCCCTCCAGCAAACTGTTGCAAGGCAGCATTGATAGCTTCAAAATGAGCGGTACTGGCTTGGTGATTCGTAAAGATTTTTTGGTCGAGGAAATGTCCTTTGAAACCGATGCAGTTGCCATTGACTTCGGCGCGGTTCTGAGTGGTAAGCTCAACCTCAAACAGCCTACCCAAGCGATCGCTAACGTCATACTATCAGAAGCAGGCATTAACCAAGCCTTCAATGCCAAACTGGTGACACAGCACCTGGTTAACCTCACAGTACCCTCCTTGACGGCAATCTCTGGAGGTACACCAGTTTCCTTTACCGATATTCAAGTAGAACTCTTAGCAGAAAATCATCTGCGGATTTTAGCTAAAGCAGATTTAAATAATGGCGAAATCATCCCATTGAGCATGGTGATGACTGTAGCCGTAGAAAGACGGCGACGGATTTCTTTTAAAAACCCCCAAATTGAGCTTGACTCAGTACCAGAAGCACAACGGGAAATCTCCCAAACATTGAGTATGGCACTGGCGGACATTTTAGATAATATGGTTGATTTAGATCGCTTTGACCTTGATGGTGTGAAAATGCGGCTGAATCGTTTAGAAACTGAAGGTAAAAATTTAATTTTCAGTGGATATGCGGAAATAGAGCGTATTCCTAGTAACCCTTAAAATACAGAACCTCACCCCGCCTTTGACTTGCGTCAAAGTCTCCCCTCTCCTTAGTAAGGAGAGGGGTTAGGGGTGAGGTTTTTAATTTATCTTCCCACACCGACATATTGGAAACCAGCCCGAACCATGCTTTCAGGGTCGAGGAAGTTACGACCATCGATAATCACAGGATGGGTCATTAATTTTGCCATCTTGGCGTAATCTAAACTGCTAAACTGCTGCCATTCGGTGACTAATACCAAAGCGTCGCAGCCATCGGCTAGGCGTTCAGCATCAGTTTCTACTAACACGCCAGTTAGACCATGACGTAAACCTGTTTGGGAAACAATGGGGTCATAGGCTTTGACTTTAGCTCCTAGTCGGTTTAGCTGCTCAATCAAGTTGAGTGCTGGCGCATCCCGCATATCATCAGTATCTGGCTTGAAGGTTAAACCTAGAAGTCCGACGGTTTTACCTTTGAGAATTTTGAGAACTTGCTGGAGTTTTTCCAAAGCAATCAACCGCTGGCGTTCGTTGACACTGACAGCAGCTTTCATTATCTGGGCTTCATAGCCATAGTCATCAGCTGTGTGAATCAGTGCGGAGACATCTTTCGGGAAGCAGGAACCACCCCAACCAATCCCAGCGTTTAAAAATTTGTTCCCAATCCGGGAGTCTAAACCAATACCTTTTGCTACTTGGGTAACATCCGCACCGACGCGATCGCAAATATTCGCCACTTCGTTAATAAAGCTAATTTTGGTGGCTAAAAAGGCGTTAGCAGCGTATTTGATCATTTCTGCGGAACTGAGGTCTGTAGCTAGTACAGGCACTGCTGGTAAAGATTTATCAGCCGCATACTGACGTTCCACAATGGGCGTGTACAGTTCCTTCATCAAAGCGATCGCTCTTTGACTATTACCGCCTAAAACGATGCGATCTGGGTTAAAAGTGTCATACACCGCCGAACCTTCCCGCAAAAACTCTGGATTGCTGACCACATCAAATTGGGCTAAATCCTCTGGTGATTTTCCATCACTTGGTACTCCACCAGCGGGAACAAGTGTTTTCTGACGTTCCGCAATCCCATCTAAAACAATCATGCGTACCCAGTCACCAGAACCAATGGGAACTGTAGATTTATTCACAATTACCTTATAACCACCGTTGAGATTTTCTCCAATCCCACGAGCTACAGCTTCCACATAACGAGTATCACTTTCGCCAGTAGGTAAAGGTGGTGTTCCCACAGCGATGAATAAAACTTCCCCGTGAGCAACTCCAGCAGCAATATCTGTAGTGAAGTGGATTTTCTCTGTTTGAATGGCAGACTGCATAATCTCTGAGAGTCCCGGCTCAAAAATTGGGGACTGCCCAGATTTCATTAATTTAACTTTTTCTTCATTATTATCTACGCAAATTACATCATGCCCGATGTGAGCCAAACAAGCACCTGTAACCAAACCAACGTAACCAGTACCAATTACGCAAACACGCATTTAGTTTAACTCCTCGCTTTTTTGGGATTAATCTGGAAAAAATTGTCAAATATGACACTTGTATCCACTGGTAAAACCAGTAACTTAAGTACAGGCTACTGAGAGGATGAGCCTGCACAAAGATTTAGAGTAGCGCTGAACACTCCCCCAAACCTAAATATTATGTATCGCTTTGCATACGATTGCGGAAATCTTCTACTGTGAGTTTTAAACCCTCTTGTAGCGGAATAGTAGGTTCCCAATCTAACAAGGTTTTAGCTTTGGTAATATCAGGCTGACGACGACGTGGATCATCAGAAGGTAGTGGCTCAAACTTAATTTTTGCGTCCGGGTTCACCATGTTTTGTACAGCTTGTGCCAATTCTAAAATTGTGTATTCACCAGGATTACCCAAATTCACTGGGCCAACATAGTCCCCATTCATCAGGCGGATAAACCCATCTACCAAGTCAGAAACGTAACAAAAACTCCGAGTTTGCGAACCATCGCCGTACACAGTTAAAGGATTACCCTGTAAGGCTTGAACTACGAAGTTGCTCACTACCCGACCATCGTTTTCTAACATTCTTGGTCCGTAGGTATTGAAAATCCGCGCCACCCGAATTTCGACTTTATTTTGTCTGTAATAATCAAATGCCAAAGTTTCCGCAATGCGTTTACCTTCGTCGTAACAGGAACGGATGCCGATAGGATTAACGCTACCCCGATACTCTTCTGTTTGGGGATGAACTTCAGGATCACCATAAACTTCGCTGGTTGAGGCCAAAAAGAACCTAGCCTTAACGCGTTTAGCCAACCCCAACATATTCAGTGTTCCCATGACGTTAGTTTTCACCGTTTTCACTGGGTTGTACTGGTAATGTACAGGAGAAGCTGGACAGGCTAGATGATAAATTTGATCCACTTCTAAGCGAATTGGTTCTGTGATGTCATGGCGGATAAGTTCAAAATTTGGATTATTCATCCATTTCAAGATATTGCTTTTATTACCTGTGTAAAAGTTATCTAAGCAAATCACCTCATGCCCTGCGGGTATTAATCTGTCAATGAGATGAGAACCAATAAATCCAGCACCGCCTGTCACCAAAATTCTCATAGTTTCTGAGTTATTTTATAAATATTTCTAGTGGCTTTCTCACTTATTGTTAGAGTACCCACTTTTGATACAAAAATGTAGGACGAACAGAGTGAATTTGAAAGCAACATTTTCATGCAGTATATACGTAATTCTGTGCAGTTGAAACTCAATTGTTAGACAATTCATATAGCAAGTTACCAAACATCACCTGAAAATTGTCTTGTTTGGCTGATAATTTATCAAATCTTTATTCAGATAAAGTTTTTTTCACAATACTGCCATAGATGGGATCTGAATCCTGGGATGACTAAAAAAGGCGGTAGGGAGCGGGGTGTAGAATTTATGGTGGGTTACGCGATCGCTTTCCCCGACTACAATTTTTGGGGAATTAATTTTTTGGTGTTCCCTAAACAGCAGATGTAGAGTGAAAAATCTCTGGTGTTGACATTTTGGTTTCAGTATGATGTGGTTCTCCCAGGAGGACAATAGAGCAGGTAAGTTGCCCAGCTAACTGGGTTGTGACATCGCTAAGAGCTAACCCCCCAGAATTTGAACGATTCCGTATAAAAGGTAACACCACTAAATCATATAATCTTGCTGCCTGTAAAATTGCTTGGGCAACATTTTCATGAGCCATGATTTGAATTTCCGGGGGATGAGGCACATCCAATTGAGACATTAACAGGGCGAGGTGCGATGTTCGCTTGGCGGCGATTTTGTGGGAACGACGAGGTTCACCCATGCACACATGAAGTACAGTTACTTGGGCTTGATTCGCCTCAGCCAGCATCTGGGCAAATCGTACAGGTTGCAATGATGATGCTGCTAAATTTTCTAAGGGTACTAAGATGCGTTGAATTTTTTTGGGTGAGTCCATCAGACGTGTCACGGCCACTGGACAATGAGAAGCCCAAAGTACGTTATCAATCACATTGCCAAACAAACGCGCTCTCAAGCCAGTGCGTTTACCCCAACCCATGATCATTAAACTCGCCTTTTGTTCGCGAGCTGCTCTACTAATACCTAGAGCAAAAGCATCATCAATTCGTAGCAATGGTTCTGCTTCTACTCCCAATAATCGACTTTGGGCTGTGGCTTTTGCTAGTAACCGCTCACTTCGACGCAGAGAAGTTTCTAACTGTGGTGCATCCATCTGAGCCGCAGCAGTGGCGATCGCTAATGGTACAATTCTACTTTGGGCTTGATTTGCTAATAAAGCCGCCATTTCAATCAAATACTGCTGAGTGTGAGGATTATAGACAGGGACAACTATCGTCACAGGACTGTGTTTTTCTGCTGTCTTCTGCTCAAATAAAGTTGGGATAGGTGCTTCTATAACTGGTGTGGAAACCAACGCTACGGCTGTCTGACTGGTAAGCCATAGACCTAAGAGTGAAGTAACCAACATTAAAACAAATACACTATTTAACACTGGTTCTGTCAGTAAACCAGCCCGATATCCCACGAACGTTGCAGCTAAAGTCGTACCCATTTGAGGTATGGAAAGCGACCACATAGTTAGCATTTCCCCCCAATTGTAGCGGTAAAGCAATTTTGTGAATAAAGCTGCAATGAATTTGCTAGCAATTAAACCGACTAGAATAAAAAGCGTTAATTGCAGGGTGTCAATCCTAGTAATTAACCCAGAAATATCAATCATTGACCCAAATTTAACTAAGAAAATGGGGATAAATAGCACACTACCAATAAATATCACCTTTTCCTTAACTGGCCCTTCGCCCACAGTTTCATTTACTACCAAACCTGCTAAAAAGGCTCCGACAATTGTTTCTACCCTAATGAATTGAGCGCCCACCGCAGCTAGAAATACGGTAAGTAAGACAAACAAAAACTTATTGCCCTCGTCGTCTCCACATCGGCGGAAAAACTCTTGGCCTGCCCAGTCAAATCCCAGTAAAGTAATCAGGGTGTAAACAGTCAACGCAACCAAGAGGGGAAGGAGTTGAGTTAAGTTAAATGGCCCTGTGTTCGTAGTAGCTACACAAACAGCTAATATCAGCACAGCGCTGAGATTGGTAAAAATTGTGGCTCCCATTGTGATAGTCACAGCTTGATTATTTAGCACCCCTAGACGACTAAGCATGGGATATGCCAAAAGGCTATAGGAAGCCAACAAAGAACCAATTAAAATCGAAGCATTCCATTCCCAATGAAAAAATTGTCCTACTAAGATTCCCACGACTAGGGGAAAACTAAAGGTGAGGATACCAAATCCCAAGGAACGTTTTTTGCAGCGGCGGAAATGCTGAATTTCCACTTCTAAACCTGCTACAAACATCAAATAAAATAAGCCAATATCTGCTAGCAGGCTAATTATCGGTGATTCTGTGCGGAAAAGATTCCATCCTGATGGCCCCAGTACTACCCCAGAGAAGACTAAGCCGATTAATCCTGGTAGTCTCAGCCGCTCAAATAGGATAGGTACAACGAAGATGACCACCAGCAAAACAGCAAAGGTCACAATTGGTTCCTCGCCGAGAACTTGAGAAGTTGGTTCGGTGAGCAGAACTTGTGATATTAGTTCCATAGGTTGGACTTTAAGGAGCGACGGTGAGGTTGCGATTATTTAACAGGAAATCGATTCAAAAATGATCAATGAACGAAAAAGACACCCTGGCGAAAAATTAAAAAATATTCATACTACCTAAGTAATTATCTCAGAAATAACTACCTAAGCATGGATTTGATTTAAAATAAACCGTAACCGATCATAGTCGTCTTTTAACAAAACGCTCAGAGTACGTCCAGCTTTGATTAGCCATTCTCGGTCAGCTTTGCGTAACTGGTAGATTTCGCGGATAGCGGCTGCCGTTAATGCCTCTACTGGCGCGCCAGTTACAGAGAGCAATGTCCGTAAAAAATCTACTGACTCAGTGAATTTGATGATAGCTTCTGGTTCACACCGATAAACAGCTTGATGAATTTGCGGAGGACGGGGTGGTAGATACTGATAAACACCTTGGTTTGTCCCTAGAGTCCGGGACGAATGCTCAAACCCCACAATCG comes from the Nodularia sp. NIES-3585 genome and includes:
- a CDS encoding Uma2 family endonuclease, which translates into the protein MVTLQLRQIDVQPGQCLILREISWTEFEAILEELGEHRGARVAYYQGVLEIRMPLPEHEKAKIIIGEFVKILLDELEIDWEPYGSTTFKRQEMFAGLEPDDCFYIQNAAQMIGKNRLNLSVDPPPDLALEIDVTSKTQLSAYVALGVPELWCYADSQLQIFLLREGEYVQVANSPTFGDLPVFEGILQFLKLSEIEGASAARRAFRQWVRSVLGE
- a CDS encoding DUF2993 domain-containing protein, encoding MFGGLTGLKDSQSTDWGERMLNTVASQTIRHLFTQSKSVEVFVRCYPSSKLLQGSIDSFKMSGTGLVIRKDFLVEEMSFETDAVAIDFGAVLSGKLNLKQPTQAIANVILSEAGINQAFNAKLVTQHLVNLTVPSLTAISGGTPVSFTDIQVELLAENHLRILAKADLNNGEIIPLSMVMTVAVERRRRISFKNPQIELDSVPEAQREISQTLSMALADILDNMVDLDRFDLDGVKMRLNRLETEGKNLIFSGYAEIERIPSNP
- a CDS encoding UDP-glucose/GDP-mannose dehydrogenase family protein — its product is MRVCVIGTGYVGLVTGACLAHIGHDVICVDNNEEKVKLMKSGQSPIFEPGLSEIMQSAIQTEKIHFTTDIAAGVAHGEVLFIAVGTPPLPTGESDTRYVEAVARGIGENLNGGYKVIVNKSTVPIGSGDWVRMIVLDGIAERQKTLVPAGGVPSDGKSPEDLAQFDVVSNPEFLREGSAVYDTFNPDRIVLGGNSQRAIALMKELYTPIVERQYAADKSLPAVPVLATDLSSAEMIKYAANAFLATKISFINEVANICDRVGADVTQVAKGIGLDSRIGNKFLNAGIGWGGSCFPKDVSALIHTADDYGYEAQIMKAAVSVNERQRLIALEKLQQVLKILKGKTVGLLGLTFKPDTDDMRDAPALNLIEQLNRLGAKVKAYDPIVSQTGLRHGLTGVLVETDAERLADGCDALVLVTEWQQFSSLDYAKMAKLMTHPVIIDGRNFLDPESMVRAGFQYVGVGR
- a CDS encoding UDP-glucuronic acid decarboxylase family protein, which codes for MRILVTGGAGFIGSHLIDRLIPAGHEVICLDNFYTGNKSNILKWMNNPNFELIRHDITEPIRLEVDQIYHLACPASPVHYQYNPVKTVKTNVMGTLNMLGLAKRVKARFFLASTSEVYGDPEVHPQTEEYRGSVNPIGIRSCYDEGKRIAETLAFDYYRQNKVEIRVARIFNTYGPRMLENDGRVVSNFVVQALQGNPLTVYGDGSQTRSFCYVSDLVDGFIRLMNGDYVGPVNLGNPGEYTILELAQAVQNMVNPDAKIKFEPLPSDDPRRRQPDITKAKTLLDWEPTIPLQEGLKLTVEDFRNRMQSDT
- a CDS encoding cation:proton antiporter; the encoded protein is MELISQVLLTEPTSQVLGEEPIVTFAVLLVVIFVVPILFERLRLPGLIGLVFSGVVLGPSGWNLFRTESPIISLLADIGLFYLMFVAGLEVEIQHFRRCKKRSLGFGILTFSFPLVVGILVGQFFHWEWNASILIGSLLASYSLLAYPMLSRLGVLNNQAVTITMGATIFTNLSAVLILAVCVATTNTGPFNLTQLLPLLVALTVYTLITLLGFDWAGQEFFRRCGDDEGNKFLFVLLTVFLAAVGAQFIRVETIVGAFLAGLVVNETVGEGPVKEKVIFIGSVLFIPIFLVKFGSMIDISGLITRIDTLQLTLFILVGLIASKFIAALFTKLLYRYNWGEMLTMWSLSIPQMGTTLAATFVGYRAGLLTEPVLNSVFVLMLVTSLLGLWLTSQTAVALVSTPVIEAPIPTLFEQKTAEKHSPVTIVVPVYNPHTQQYLIEMAALLANQAQSRIVPLAIATAAAQMDAPQLETSLRRSERLLAKATAQSRLLGVEAEPLLRIDDAFALGISRAAREQKASLMIMGWGKRTGLRARLFGNVIDNVLWASHCPVAVTRLMDSPKKIQRILVPLENLAASSLQPVRFAQMLAEANQAQVTVLHVCMGEPRRSHKIAAKRTSHLALLMSQLDVPHPPEIQIMAHENVAQAILQAARLYDLVVLPFIRNRSNSGGLALSDVTTQLAGQLTCSIVLLGEPHHTETKMSTPEIFHSTSAV
- a CDS encoding HAS-barrel domain-containing protein codes for the protein MRLPLPQFATGDRHPNHIAEVIETTSTEFLSQCLEPEDLSFPPMPPFGSWVCAADEESGNQIYAVLYHATTMPIDSVHRAVALGLSLQDLREEQPQIFAMLKTEFRAAIVGFEHSSRTLGTNQGVYQYLPPRPPQIHQAVYRCEPEAIIKFTESVDFLRTLLSVTGAPVEALTAAAIREIYQLRKADREWLIKAGRTLSVLLKDDYDRLRFILNQIHA